A genomic window from Streptomyces sp. NBC_01429 includes:
- a CDS encoding wax ester/triacylglycerol synthase domain-containing protein, producing the protein MPESVPSVPFIPSPRHPAHALDRAFLNMERRHPDVRWDAGGVAYLSGPPPSLADLRAYVGFRLPQLPLLKSRVEGGSRRPRWRPDEDFAVDRHVHEVVADGPEGWDPALHTALNAPFVPGTYWGIWLLHGHAPDRYAVCYRFHHACQDGAAAAMTFRAMLGEGKTSARPVPGKRRRADLPRRVGTAVGLATKFASGSLVGRGSRPALPFVPTGERRLWRGRVPADALRRIGAARGGSAHDVHLAALAGALAAWSERSGVPLPRVTALVPIDARRPDEDQTWGNRCFALPLELPVRTGPKGADAPRGSRGAHGGEGGDSPLWRVDRVMATTRKLRGDAWRQAIQDMVRFMPDRPTEWYLRRVLSPRVTDVMATSMPLADQGSLGDTQVTGTALLPLLVPGHLFGVGLSFFDTWAEVSFVADRALPRGESLPELWERAVAELEGTPAPG; encoded by the coding sequence ATGCCCGAGTCCGTTCCGTCAGTCCCGTTCATCCCCTCGCCCCGCCACCCCGCCCACGCGCTCGACCGCGCGTTCCTCAACATGGAGCGCCGCCACCCCGACGTCCGCTGGGACGCCGGGGGCGTCGCGTATCTGAGCGGTCCGCCCCCGAGCCTGGCGGACCTCCGCGCGTACGTGGGCTTCCGCCTGCCCCAACTGCCCCTGCTGAAGAGCCGGGTCGAGGGCGGCTCGCGACGGCCCCGGTGGCGGCCGGACGAGGACTTCGCCGTCGACCGGCACGTCCACGAGGTGGTCGCGGACGGTCCCGAGGGGTGGGACCCGGCCCTGCACACCGCGCTCAACGCGCCGTTCGTGCCCGGCACCTACTGGGGGATCTGGCTGCTCCACGGCCACGCGCCCGACCGGTACGCGGTGTGCTACCGCTTCCACCACGCCTGTCAGGACGGTGCGGCCGCCGCGATGACGTTCCGGGCCATGCTGGGTGAGGGGAAGACCTCGGCCCGCCCGGTGCCCGGGAAGAGGCGCCGGGCCGACCTGCCGCGACGGGTCGGCACGGCCGTCGGGCTGGCCACCAAGTTCGCGTCCGGCTCCCTCGTCGGCCGCGGTTCCCGTCCGGCCCTCCCCTTCGTACCGACGGGCGAGCGGCGGCTGTGGCGCGGCCGGGTACCGGCGGACGCCCTCCGCCGGATCGGCGCGGCGCGCGGCGGATCGGCCCACGACGTCCATCTGGCCGCGCTCGCGGGGGCGTTGGCGGCCTGGTCGGAGCGGTCCGGCGTACCGCTCCCACGGGTGACGGCACTGGTGCCCATCGACGCGCGACGCCCCGACGAGGATCAGACCTGGGGCAATCGCTGTTTCGCCCTGCCGCTGGAGCTGCCCGTACGGACGGGCCCGAAAGGCGCGGACGCTCCCCGGGGCTCGCGGGGCGCACACGGTGGCGAAGGCGGCGATTCGCCCCTGTGGCGAGTGGATCGCGTCATGGCGACGACCCGGAAGCTGCGGGGCGACGCCTGGCGGCAGGCCATTCAGGACATGGTCCGGTTCATGCCGGACCGTCCGACCGAGTGGTATCTGCGACGGGTGCTCTCCCCGCGCGTCACCGACGTCATGGCCACGTCCATGCCTCTCGCCGACCAGGGCAGCCTGGGGGACACCCAGGTGACGGGAACCGCCCTGCTCCCCCTGCTCGTGCCCGGACACCTCTTCGGGGTGGGCCTGTCCTTCTTCGACACCTGGGCCGAGGTGTCCTTCGTGGCCGACCGCGCCCTTCCCCGCGGGGAGTCGCTGCCGGAGCTGTGGGAGCGGGCCGTGGCCGAGCTGGAGGGGACGCCGGCGCCCGGGTGA
- a CDS encoding NAD-dependent epimerase/dehydratase family protein, whose translation MVVHVALTGATGFLGLRLLRRLLATHRSVTVLVHAGSGDALHRITRFFELTGAPGAFTAGLADRLRVVETELERPRLGLSGSAFRELADGLGAIWHSAGSINLEGDLPELRRTNVEGTRRVLELAAAGRGRPVVHHVSTAFVAGGRRGGVAYEDELDDAYGFENAYEHSKYEAEMLVHAWSREHARPVVVLRPSILVTDLPPHPELPSHPLQVVERIMCDARRTAGTGGPDRDGRPRVRLVGHPHGRLNLLQVEHAAEVMVRLADRTPSGGVDTYHVVHDRDVPVPTVVALLERLVPVSIELVATEPDDPSALESLLEFYPGLTAYLAHRRRFDDTRVRTLLGPSAASDRVDLDYLCSGLAVRDRVPAGPPGAPATDSLTLPPS comes from the coding sequence ATGGTCGTGCATGTCGCCCTCACCGGCGCCACCGGATTCCTCGGCCTGCGCCTGTTACGCCGTCTGCTCGCCACGCACCGGTCGGTGACGGTCCTGGTCCACGCGGGCTCGGGCGACGCGCTGCACCGCATCACCCGGTTCTTCGAACTGACGGGCGCGCCGGGGGCGTTCACCGCCGGGCTCGCCGACCGGCTGCGGGTGGTGGAGACCGAGCTGGAGCGGCCCCGGCTGGGTCTCTCCGGGAGCGCCTTCCGGGAACTGGCCGACGGTCTCGGCGCGATCTGGCACAGCGCGGGCAGTATCAACCTGGAGGGAGACCTCCCCGAACTGCGCCGGACCAACGTCGAAGGCACCCGGCGCGTACTGGAGTTGGCCGCCGCCGGGCGGGGGCGGCCCGTGGTCCACCACGTGAGTACCGCCTTCGTCGCCGGAGGGCGGCGCGGGGGTGTGGCGTACGAGGACGAGCTGGACGACGCGTACGGCTTCGAGAACGCCTACGAACACTCCAAGTACGAGGCGGAGATGCTGGTCCACGCGTGGTCCCGGGAGCACGCCCGTCCGGTCGTGGTGCTGCGGCCGAGCATCCTGGTCACGGATCTGCCGCCGCACCCGGAGCTGCCCTCGCATCCGCTCCAGGTCGTCGAGCGGATCATGTGCGACGCGCGACGCACCGCGGGAACCGGCGGCCCGGACCGCGACGGCCGCCCCCGCGTCCGGCTGGTGGGACATCCGCACGGCCGGCTGAACCTGCTACAGGTGGAGCACGCGGCCGAGGTCATGGTGCGCCTCGCCGACCGGACGCCTTCGGGCGGGGTCGACACGTACCACGTCGTCCATGACCGTGACGTGCCCGTGCCGACGGTCGTGGCCCTGCTGGAACGGCTGGTGCCGGTCTCGATCGAGCTGGTCGCCACGGAGCCGGACGACCCGTCGGCGCTGGAGTCCCTGCTGGAGTTCTACCCGGGGCTGACGGCCTATCTCGCCCACCGGCGGCGCTTCGACGACACCCGGGTCAGGACCCTGCTCGGGCCGTCGGCGGCCTCCGACCGGGTGGACCTCGACTATCTGTGCTCCGGCCTGGCCGTGAGGGACCGCGTCCCCGCCGGGCCGCCGGGCGCTCCCGCGACCGACTCCCTCACCCTTCCGCCCTCCTGA
- a CDS encoding PfaD family polyunsaturated fatty acid/polyketide biosynthesis protein: MSVLAAPDSPAALPPVFTPEGIAALARRVREPVHIISGPDGRELGLATGPVPGAPVLGTLPPLYPEWLGGRTFCEAHGVRFPYVAGEMANGIATTRMVSAMARAEMLGFFGAGGLAYADVERAVHTLADELRSRPNWGVNLIHSPAEPELEFRVAKLLLRCGVPLISASAFMELTPAVVLCSARGLRRGADGRIVRRTRIVAKVSRPEVAERFLSPAPAALLDRLVGQGELTPQEAGLAALVPVAEDITVEADSGGHTDNRPLSVLLPRIASLRDTLCGRYGYHRAVGIGAAGGLGTPDAVAAAFALGASYVVVGSVNQTTTEAGLSDEAKAMLCEADIADVTMAPAADMFELGVQLQVLSRGTMFAQRAGRLYAAYRAHGALEEIPPAVRAPIEREVLGAPFDEIWRRTVAFWERRDPAEIARAESDPKHRMALVFRWYLGSSSRWAITGETARRADYQIWCGPAMGAFNRWAAGTFLAEPANRSVVQVALNLLEGAAVLTRAHQLRSYGVPLPSGAFGHTPCALA; this comes from the coding sequence GTGTCCGTCCTCGCCGCTCCCGACTCCCCCGCCGCGTTACCGCCGGTCTTCACCCCCGAGGGGATCGCCGCCCTCGCCCGGCGCGTCCGGGAGCCCGTCCACATCATCAGCGGTCCCGACGGCCGTGAGCTGGGGCTCGCGACCGGCCCCGTGCCCGGCGCCCCGGTACTCGGTACGCTGCCACCGCTGTACCCCGAGTGGCTCGGCGGGCGCACCTTCTGCGAGGCGCACGGCGTCCGGTTCCCCTATGTCGCGGGGGAGATGGCGAACGGCATCGCGACCACCCGGATGGTGTCCGCCATGGCCCGTGCGGAGATGCTCGGGTTCTTCGGCGCGGGCGGCCTGGCCTACGCCGACGTGGAGCGGGCCGTGCACACGCTCGCCGACGAGCTGCGCTCCCGCCCGAACTGGGGTGTGAACCTCATCCACTCACCGGCCGAGCCCGAGCTGGAGTTCCGCGTCGCCAAGCTGCTGCTGCGGTGTGGTGTGCCGCTGATCTCGGCGTCGGCGTTCATGGAGCTGACCCCGGCCGTCGTGCTGTGCTCGGCCCGGGGGCTGCGCCGGGGCGCGGACGGCCGGATCGTCCGGCGTACGCGGATCGTCGCCAAGGTCTCCCGTCCCGAGGTGGCCGAAAGGTTCCTCTCGCCCGCCCCGGCCGCGCTGCTGGACCGGCTCGTCGGGCAGGGGGAGCTGACGCCTCAGGAGGCGGGCCTCGCGGCCCTCGTGCCGGTGGCCGAGGACATCACCGTGGAGGCCGACAGCGGAGGGCACACCGACAACCGGCCGTTGTCGGTCCTGCTGCCGAGGATCGCCTCGCTGCGCGACACGCTGTGCGGGCGGTACGGCTACCACCGGGCGGTCGGGATCGGCGCGGCCGGCGGGCTGGGCACACCGGACGCGGTGGCCGCCGCCTTCGCCCTCGGCGCGTCCTACGTGGTCGTCGGGTCGGTGAACCAGACGACCACCGAGGCGGGGCTGTCCGACGAGGCCAAGGCGATGCTCTGCGAGGCGGACATCGCCGATGTGACCATGGCACCGGCCGCGGACATGTTCGAGCTGGGCGTCCAGCTGCAAGTGCTGTCCCGGGGAACGATGTTCGCCCAGCGGGCCGGCCGGCTGTACGCGGCGTACCGGGCACACGGTGCGCTGGAGGAGATCCCGCCCGCGGTGCGCGCCCCGATCGAACGCGAGGTGCTGGGCGCCCCGTTCGACGAGATCTGGCGCCGCACCGTCGCGTTCTGGGAGCGGCGCGATCCCGCCGAGATCGCGCGGGCCGAGTCCGACCCGAAGCACCGTATGGCGCTGGTCTTCCGCTGGTACCTGGGCAGTTCGAGCCGATGGGCGATCACCGGCGAGACGGCCCGGCGTGCCGACTACCAGATCTGGTGCGGTCCGGCGATGGGCGCGTTCAACCGGTGGGCCGCGGGCACGTTCCTGGCCGAACCGGCGAACCGGTCCGTGGTGCAGGTCGCGCTCAATCTGCTCGAAGGCGCCGCGGTGCTCACCCGCGCCCATCAACTGCGCAGCTACGGGGTCCCGTTGCCGTCCGGCGCGTTCGGCCACACTCCGTGCGCGCTGGCATGA